CATTATGCGACCCATTCAAATCATGATCAGCGGTCTGCCGGGAGACGTGGCGGCCAAGGTGGCGGCCCACGCTCTTTCAGACGAACGCTTTCGCGTCCTGGATGTCTCACTCACCGGGCCTGATATTTCCGACAAAACATGCCGGGTCGGCGGCGCGGAGTTTCAGCTCGTCGGCCCCAAAGACCGGGAGGGGGCCGTGGCGGCGCTCATGGACCGCGAAGGCGCCTTTATGTGTGTGGATTACACCCACCCCTCGGCGGTGAACGACAACGCGGAATTTTACTGCCGCATGGGCCTTCCCTTTATCATGGGAACCACGGGCGGGGACCGGGGGCTTTTGGAAAAAAAGGTGACGGCCTCTTTGGTCCCGGCGGTCATCGCCCCGAACATGGCCAAACAGATCGTGGGTTTTCAGGCCATGATGGAATACGCCGCCGAAACCTTCCCGGGCCTGTTTGAAGGCTATTCCCTTTCCATCCGGGAAAGCCACCAGAACGGAAAAGCCGACACGAGCGGCACCGCCAAATCCATGGTGGGATATTTCAACCGGATGGGCGTTGCCTTTTCCGAAGACGAAATCGTCAAAATCAGGGACCCCCATGTCCAGAAAAACGAGCTGAACGTTCCTGAAGCGCATCTTGCGGGGCACGGCTGGCACACCTACACCCTGGTCTCAAAGGACGGCGCGGCCCGGTTTGAGTTTTCCCACAACATCAACGGGCGGGACATTTACGCCCAGGGCACCCTGGACGCCGCGATTTTTCTCCAGCGCATGATCGACAAAGGGGAAAAGGGCCGGGCGTTTTCCATGATCGAGGCGCTCAAAGGCGCCGGATCATGAGGGGGCGATGGAAAATAAAAGGGGCGTGGGCCGCGATCTGCCTGGCCGTTCTCATGGCGGCGTCGCCGGCCCGGTCCGAGCGGATGTTTCCGCCGGAAGGATGGAAGGACGCGCCCGATCCCGTGGCCTCCCCCTTCGCGGTTCCGGGCGGGGAAATCGCCATATTCGCCGGCCCGTATCCCAAGAGTCTGAACTATTACCTGGACACCAACGTCTTTTCGGCGGAAATTTTCGGGGCCATGTACGAGACCCTTTTGTCCATGAACAGCCGGACCCTGGAATATGAGCCGTCCCTGGCCGAAAGATGGTCCATATCCGACGATCAAAAAACCTTCACCTTTTATATCGACCCCAAAGCGAAGTGGAGCGACGGCCGGCCCGTCACGGCCTTTGATGTGAAATGGACCTGGGAGGCCGTCACCAATCCGGCCCATCTCACCGGCCCCCACAAAATCGACCTGGAGCGTTTCCATTCCCCGGAGATCCTGGATTCCCGGACCATCCGATTCACGGCCACAGACGTCCACTGGAAAAACCTTTCGGCGGTCGGGAACTTTTACATCATGCCCCGGCATATGTTTAAAGACAAAGATTTCAATAAGATCAACTTTGAGTTTCCAACGGTGTCCGGGCGCTATCGCCTGGCAAAAATAGACGAGGGGCGTTTTTTGAACATGGAAAGACGCGGCGACTGGTGGAACGCCGGGGCGCTTCGGTTCAAGGGAATCGGGAATTTCAAAACCCTGAAGTTCCGGTTTTACGCGGAGCGGGAAAACGCCTTTGACGCCTTTAAAAAAGGGCTCATCGACCTTTTTCCCGTCTATACGTCCCGGATATGGATCCAGGATGTCAAAGGAGAGAAGTTTGAGAAAAACTGGATCGTGAAGCAAAGCGTCCACAACCACAACCCGGTGGGGTTCCAGGGGTTCGCCATGAACATGAGGCGGCCGCCCTTTGACGATGTGAGGGTCCGAAAGGCCATGGCCCATCTTCTTAACCGCCGAAAGATGAACGCCACGCTCATGTACGACCAGTATTTTTTGCACCGGTCCTACTTTGAGGATCTGTGGTCCAAAAAACGCCCCTGCCCCAACCCCGTCATGGAATTCGACCGGGCCAAAGCCGACGCCCTTTTAAAGGAGGCCGGGTGGCGGGCCAGCCCCAAAACCGGGATTTTAGAGAAAAACGGGGTCCCGTTCTCGTTCAGGTTTTTAACCCGAAGCGCCTTTGTGGACAAATTTCTGGCCATTTACGCCGAAGACCTCAAAAATTCGGGAATCGATCTTGTGATCGACAAAAAAGACTGGGCCGCCTGGGCCAGGGACATGGACGAGTTCAATTACCAGATGACCTGGGCCGCCTGGAGCTCCGGGATATTCAAAGACCCCGAGGGCATGTGGCTCTCCGGAGAGGCGGACCGAAAAGGGGGAAACAACATCACCGGGTTTAAAAGCCCGAAGGTGGACGCGCTCATCGACGCCCAGAAAGGCGTGTTTCATATCGAAAAACGCAATGACATCAACCGCCGGATCGACCAGGAGATTTACCGGGCCCACCCCTACGTTCTGCTCTGGAACATCCGCCACACCCGGCTTTTGCACTGGAACAAATTCGGGACCCCGGAGACCGTTTTGTCC
This genomic interval from Candidatus Desulfarcum epimagneticum contains the following:
- a CDS encoding Dihydrodipicolinate reductase, encoding MRPIQIMISGLPGDVAAKVAAHALSDERFRVLDVSLTGPDISDKTCRVGGAEFQLVGPKDREGAVAALMDREGAFMCVDYTHPSAVNDNAEFYCRMGLPFIMGTTGGDRGLLEKKVTASLVPAVIAPNMAKQIVGFQAMMEYAAETFPGLFEGYSLSIRESHQNGKADTSGTAKSMVGYFNRMGVAFSEDEIVKIRDPHVQKNELNVPEAHLAGHGWHTYTLVSKDGAARFEFSHNINGRDIYAQGTLDAAIFLQRMIDKGEKGRAFSMIEALKGAGS
- a CDS encoding conserved exported hypothetical protein (Evidence 4 : Unknown function but conserved in other organisms); the protein is MRGRWKIKGAWAAICLAVLMAASPARSERMFPPEGWKDAPDPVASPFAVPGGEIAIFAGPYPKSLNYYLDTNVFSAEIFGAMYETLLSMNSRTLEYEPSLAERWSISDDQKTFTFYIDPKAKWSDGRPVTAFDVKWTWEAVTNPAHLTGPHKIDLERFHSPEILDSRTIRFTATDVHWKNLSAVGNFYIMPRHMFKDKDFNKINFEFPTVSGRYRLAKIDEGRFLNMERRGDWWNAGALRFKGIGNFKTLKFRFYAERENAFDAFKKGLIDLFPVYTSRIWIQDVKGEKFEKNWIVKQSVHNHNPVGFQGFAMNMRRPPFDDVRVRKAMAHLLNRRKMNATLMYDQYFLHRSYFEDLWSKKRPCPNPVMEFDRAKADALLKEAGWRASPKTGILEKNGVPFSFRFLTRSAFVDKFLAIYAEDLKNSGIDLVIDKKDWAAWARDMDEFNYQMTWAAWSSGIFKDPEGMWLSGEADRKGGNNITGFKSPKVDALIDAQKGVFHIEKRNDINRRIDQEIYRAHPYVLLWNIRHTRLLHWNKFGTPETVLSKYGDERSAYWLWWMDEDSRADLNDAIENKAFLPDRPSAVFFDDVF